The following are from one region of the Trichoplusia ni isolate ovarian cell line Hi5 chromosome 1, tn1, whole genome shotgun sequence genome:
- the LOC113491857 gene encoding uncharacterized protein LOC113491857, whose product MKSAYLLAILIFGIVKASEIDNEKSPEETLKRGLTNKCVARETSSCIAIELVGYVDRMLRTASVQLGEDVMIVDESHGAAAEFPIKSESLGRAGTSLEDQAQQLIIDKLWHFVSSRSLRYRLLNDADLVISGKQEKDGSLGVGVSMKPPKVYESGRGRQKPFGPVLALAALKFGLFGALTFKVLALMVGKALLISKIALLLSTIIGLKKLFSSQAIVKKD is encoded by the exons AAATCCCCTGAAGAAACGCTGAAGCGTGGTCTGACGAACAAATGCGTCGCGAGGGAGACCTCTTCGTGCATCGCCATCGAGCTGGTGGGCTACGTCGACAGGATGCTCAGGACTGCCTCCGTCCAGCTCGGCGAGGATGTCATGATTGTTGATGAGAG CCATGGCGCCGCAGCAGAGTTCCCGATCAAGTCAGAATCTTTGGGCAGAGCCGGTACATCATTGGAAGACCAAGCTCAGCAGCTCATTATTGACAAGCTGTGGCACTTCGTCAGCTCCAGGTCTCTGAGGTACAGGCTGCTTAACGATGCCGACCTGGTCATCTCTGGCAAGCAGGAGAAGGATGGAAGCCTCGGTGTCG gtGTATCCATGAAACCACCAAAAGTGTACGAGAGCGGCAGAGGCCGTCAGAAGCCGTTCGGGCCCGTCCTTGCCCTCGCGGCCCTCAAGTTCGGTCTGTTTGGGGCCCTCACCTTCAAGGTCCTGGCCCTCATGGTCGGGAAGGCCCTCCTGATCTCCAAGATAGCCCTGTTATTATCCACGATCATCGGACTCAAGAAATTGTTCTCTTCTCAG GCTATTGTCAAAAAGGACTAA